Genomic segment of uncultured Desulfobacter sp.:
TTCGACACGGAAGATGAAGATTTTTCCCATAAGGTGCCGGAAGTAAGGGAGTATACCTAAGTGAAGCCGGCTGCCATATAAGCAACCGGCATGGTTACCAGTGTGGGGTTGACCGCACCTGCAACCTGCGCCGCCATCCGCTGCGGGATTAATAATTTTCAAGAAACCCACTTTATGGGCAGGATCGGTGCGTGGATTGCGGCAGGAGAGATCCCCCTTGATTCGCCTTGGCTGGGACGGGCAAGGCTGGTTCATATGGCGGTTTCTGCCATTGATGAGTGTTTGGCTCCGTTGCGGGCCCAGGGAAAAAAAGATCCTATTTTTTCTGGGATTCCTTTGGTGATCTGTGTATCGGAAAAAGATAGACCGGGTAGGTTTTCCCGGTTGGAAGAAAATTTTATAGCGGAGAAACAGGTGCTGCGATTGTGCCGCTCATTCTTGGTGTGGCCGCGGCCGCATCCCGTATAGGATGTGCTCACGGCAAAGGGATGTTATGCCATGTGAGTAACGATGACAAACAGCGGGCCGCATTGATTGTAAATGGAGGAAATTGATGGGCAACAAAGTATTTGCTAACGGACGGGAAGTCTCCTGCAAGGCTGCAGCCGGAAAAGCCGTATGCGCTTTCCCTGATGTTTGTTTTACTCCTCCGCAGACGGCGGTCACCCCGCCGGGCGTCCCAATTCCATACCCCAATACGGGCGTTGCAAAAGATACAACGAAAGGCAGTAAGAGAGTAAAAATTTCAGGAAAAGAAGTTATCCTAAAAAATAAATCTTACTTTAAGAAAAGTACCGGTGATGAAGCAGGAAGCGCTCCTAAAAAGGGTGTGATGACGAATAAGGTAACTGGAAAAGTTTATTTTAATAGCTGGTCCATGGATGTAAAATTTGAGGGAGAGAATGTGACCAGACATCTCGATCTTACCACACACAATCACGCATCTGTTCCCGGCGATACGCCGACTTGGCCGTATATTGATTCCCAGGCACTTGACACTAGTAAAAATGCCTGCCAAAAAGAAAAAAATAGGGAAAAAGAGGCTTGCAAGGATTATAAACCAAGAAATCCCGATGGCGAGGATCCTTGTCCGCCAGTAGCGGCCAAACCATCTGATGCGGATTCAGCAAATCAATATGCGATGCAAATTCAAAAAGGCTCAAATGAAAATTCAAAAAAGTGCCTAAGGGCGAGACGTTGCATGTTACAACCTTACCAACCTTCCGAAAAACAACAAGGTGGATGTTGTGAGGGCCAAACGGCTCACCACCTTGTTGAGGCAAGTTCATTTTGGGATGAAGGGCAAAGAAAAATTAAACCGGAAGAAAGAAAAGTGCTATTTGGCAAGGAAAAGTATGATGATAAAAAAGCACCGTGTGTCTGTGCTGAAGGAACCGGCCACGGTATCGGTACGCATGGTATGCTGCACGTTATTCAATCGGCAATGGCATTAAATAATAAGGAAGCTTTATTATTTGATTCAAAAGGACATCCCTTATTAAAAAAACATAAGGTCACATCTCTTGAGAAGGCTCAGAGGCAGGGGGCAAAGGCCGTCAAAGCCGTTTTTCCAGAATCTGATTGTAGTGTTGAATGTCTTGAAAATCAGCTGAAGGCTTATCATGAAACTGAGTGTGGCCTATCTAACAAAGAGCAAATCCGATCTGTTGTGACCGTTTCTACCAAAGAAACTCTCCGTAAGCGATTTAAAGCATTAAAAGATTATTTATATGCAAAAAAAGATCTAATAAAAAGGGCTGGAGAGGTAATTACTTCAAGATAGCAAATTTTTAATTCTATTTTTGAGCGTTGTTTTATTAAGGAAAATAAAATGCCGACATGGACAGATGAATACTCTTTTATAACTGGGGCTATTAGGAATAAAGAATTGTCATTGGTAATACTTTGTAAAGATAGCTTACAGGCTTCCAAAATGGATCATTATATAAATATCGGTTGGTATAAGGGGTGTTGGGAGAGATGGGACCCTGAAGATATTCGAGAAGGCACAGCCGTTAGTGCTTGTGTTTGTTCTGACCCCATCGAACAATGGCTGATCCTGGATTTCTGGGGAAAAGTTATATGCATTGGGAGTGGAGATGTTCATGAAGAGCTAATCCAGACAAACGATATATTTCCCAAAGAAATTGGCCCATTGACGAAAATAAAAACAATCTGCAACAAAGCATACGCTGTTGGCATGAATCGGCAGGTTTATCGCCGTGAAACTTCCAATCAATGGCGCTGCATTGATGATGGCGCAAGAGTTGTTAATAGCGAATTCAAAGAGGGGAACATCGTTGGGTTTCAAGATATTGATGGGTTTACGGAAACGGAGTTGTATGCTGTCGGACTCGGAGGTGAAATTTGGTCATTTAACGGGGACATATGGGAGAATTTATTTTCCCCAACAAATATCCCTTTGACTGGAATTTGTACCGACGGTGACCAAACAGTATATATTTGCGGACGATTGGGAACTCTTATCGTTGGTAGAAAAAATAATTGGGAAATTATAGAAAACAATATCACAGAGGATGATTTTTGGAGCATAATATATTTCAAAGGACATGTTTATTTTTCAACATTTTGGCAAGTATATCGATTAGATAAAAGCGGCGTAATTGAGCCTATTGATTTTGGATTGGAGTTTCCTTCAAGTTGCTATCATTTGACACAAGCCGACGGCACCCTTTGGTCTATCGGTAAAAAAGATATCATCTCATACAATGGTGTGGCATGGGAGAGGATAGAATGAATATTCAAGCCATGGCACTTTTTGATGGTTTTAATGTTTTATGAAAATAAAATACTTCAAGTGTTATCCCAGCGCACTGAAGAGACAGCTTTTCTTTATTAAGGGAGGATCGGTCCAGATCAACTGAGATTGGATTGCCGGATGATCATACCAGAAATTGTACTTCAGCATGTTGAGGAAGTAGCCTTTTTATGGCTTCTTCGACACTATGCCGTCGGGGAACCACATTATGATTTATCAGACCTGGCCCATCTTGATGATCGGATAGATGCGCACATTGACGGTCTCCGAATTGCAGGGAATGCCGGTTGGGAGATTGCAAAAGAAAATCTTACATTTGAGGAATCCGGGGAGGTTTTCACGGCATCAATTCTTGCACTTGATGAATTGATTATAGGTAAGACGGATCGATTCGATGCGGTGTTGCAATGTATTGATGTAGATCCTCTTCTGTGCAATGGACTGGTCTCTGCAATGGGGTGGTATCGTTTTGAAGAGATTGAACCGATTGTTTCAACATTTGCCTCGGAAGGACGTCCGTTCCTGCAACGATGCGCCATTGCCGCCTGTGCGATACACAGAAAGGACCCCGGAGCATTGTTGCTTAAAGGGCTGACGCATGAAGATCCTTTTGTGCGATCAAGGGCATTAAAGGCGGTGGGAGAACTGGGACGACAGGATCTGCTGTCGGACCTTAAAAACCATATAGAGGACGATGACCCGGACTGCCGGTGGCAGGCGGCATGGGCAACAGGCCTTTTTAAGGATCGGCAAAGCCTGCCCACCCTTTTTTCCGTTGCTGAAAATGGGGGCGAACACGCAGACGAGGCCTGTGCCATGGCGGTGAGGGTTATGAATCCCGCTGAATCCTATCCCTGGCTCAATATGCTTATGGCTGTACCGGGGCTTGCCCGTATAGCGGTCAAGGGATCTGGTGCCATGGGGAACCCCGGAAATATCCCTATACTGCTACAGATGATGGAAGATCCTGATTTGGCGAGACTGGCAGGAGAAGCTGTTGCTATGATCACTGGGGTGGATTTGGCCTACGAGGACCTGGACAAAGAAGTGCCTGAAGGTTTTGAGACCGGGCCTTCCGAGGACCCCGAAGACGACAATGTGGATTTGGATCCAGATGAAGACCTGCCCTGGCCAGACCCTGTCATGGTGGGGCAGTGGTGGAATGAAAACAAAAACAGATTTCAGCCTAATACCCGATATCTTGCCGGCAGGCCTCTTGAATCCAAACATTTGATCCATGTTTTGAAAACAGGATATCAGCGCCAGCGCATGGCCGCGGCAGTTGAGCTTGCCATGATACATCCGGGTATGCCTTTGTTTGAAGTCCGGGCTCCGGGAAAACGGCAGAAATCCCAGCTTAGGACCTCAAATGAAATAAAGTAGACGAAATTGCGCCGGAATTTGGCTCATCTACAAGGCGCAGCAAAGAATCTCTCCCAATCGGTTTAAAATCAATATTTTCATAATCGGTTTCTGCAATCTATCAGGCTATGGTTTTTGTTTGTACCTTGGGGTAATATCTTCCCACGTTTTTCCATCTTTTGTTATACATATGTCTTTAGTACCGACAGACATCAAAATGCCATCGTTTGCATGTAAGAAACCACAAGATGTATCATCGCCTAAACCCATTTTGACAGGAATTAAATCATTGTTTTTTAACATATAAACGTTTTTTCTTGTAGCGGCATAAATTGTGTCTTGGTAATATTCCAGGCTCCAGAATTCATCTTCTGTGCTGTTATGCTCAACTACGTTTATGTTTTTTTCGTTTCCTTTAAGGAGTACGCCTCCCTTTCCGCATATATACACTATATTCTTAACAGCTTTAACTTTATTCAGAATAACATTTGTGGGGCTATCCATTTGAACCCAAATATCATTTTTGCGCCACCAAATTTCACCACCAAAGCCGGCGGCACACATCGTATCTCCAATAGCATCCATAGAATTTAAACCAAATACTGATTTTGTATTCGTAGGATCATCAAGAATACCATAGTCCTGGTGCGTCCAGTGATTTTTTCCTTCTCTTCGGTAAATCTGACGCCCCATTCCAACGGCGTATAAATTTTCGTTGATTACTCGGAGTTCTCTAATATCTCCGTGGACTTTAACCCCATTATCACTGTCATCTATTTCTTCATCTTCTCCCTCTTCATCCTCATCCGGCTGACCGGGGCCATACATCTTCTTTACATCAAAAACAGTAATTGTTCCGTCAATACCAGTAACGAAACCTTCGTCTTGTAATACAACAAACTGAGTAGCATCAAAAAAGATATCGAATAAGTATTTATCTTTCTGTTTAAGATCCCATTTTATTGCTGCTGCTGATTCTTCTACATCATCAAATTGACCAACAAAAAAACAGGTATCTTTGTCTTGAACATAGCCGGCCGTGAAACTCCATGGTGATCCTATTTTTGTCATTTTTACTCCTATGTAAGAGCCGAAATGGCTCTATTCATAGCTTTTATTGTCAAATGCTTTCTCCAGCCTGCCCTGAAACGCATGATATTGGCCATGTTCATAAGCATGCCTGGGGCCTTCTGCACAGACACAAGGGGCATCTTTATCGATATACTTCTGTTTCCCGCCCGGTGTTTTAAAAACACGTTTCATTTCATTGCCGCGCTCACCAACTTCGTAAAAACAATGCGCTTCAACAAGATGGTGGGGTTCATCACCAGGGCAACAAGCAACTTGGCTTTTCTCTCCTTTTCTCCTCCCCTGATTATAAGTAACCAACTCGCATCTCTTTGCCGCTTTGCATTCATCCTTTTTGCATTGAGCCTCTTTTGTTGCCAATCCTTCACACGCCGTTTTCTTTTTACCTGCATCATTTTCACAATTTTTAATCGGGGACATTGCCATTGTATCTGCATACATCCATGGGGGTGAGTTCCCAGGGAAAGACCCATGATTATGTGTCGTCATATCTAAATGCCGTACCACATTTTGCCCCTCGAATTTTACATCCATGGACCACATGTTAAAATAGGCCTTCCCTTTGATTTTACTGGTCATAATACCTTTTTTCGGGGCTGATCCGGCTTCGTCGCCAGTGCTGGTTTTAAAATGAGATTTATTTTTCAGCATCACCTGCTTGCCGGAAATTTTGACTTTTTTGCTTCCCTTGTCGGTATCCTTGGCAAATGCCGTGTTGGGGTAAGGGATGGGGACACCTGGCGGGGTGGCCGGGGTTTGCGGGGGTGTGAAGCATACATCCGGAAAGGCGCAGATGGCCTTGCCATCCGCGGCTTTGCAAGCAATCTCCCTGCCGTTTGCAAATACGTTGTTTCCCATGGATGGTTCCTGTTATTCAGTTTTGGCCTGAACGACGATAGCCGCCCGTTGGCCGTTATCATTGGAAAAATGACACAGCACGCCATTACCTTTGGCATACCCTTTGGCTGCGGCAGCACTTGCCACGGCCAGGATCACCGGTAAAATGGCGGCGCCGGTCTCGCCGATGCATTCGGCCGGGTGCCAGATATCAAATTCTTCTTTGCGTTTTCTCAATATTCTGGACAGAACCAGGGCAGCTTCCTTGAAATAGTATTGTTCTCCACTCACGTCGCAGATGCGGTAATCCAGGTCGCCCAACTCGCATTCTGCCATGGAGAGCGCCGCTTTTACCGCCTGGACCATGCCTTGGGCCCGCTGGGGGTGTTCGGAGCGGATATGGGCCTGCTCGCTGCCGAAACCGATACCTTTAATGGTGATAGCAGCGTTCCGGGCCGATTGTGCCGGGACGAGCAGGACGGCCGCCGCAGCTTCCCCGGAAATAAAACCATTACTGTTTTTTCCGGTCAGTATCCGGTCTTCCTTTTCAAATGCAGCAAGCGTCGCTGCCGTAACATAGGAATCGGTTCCAGCGATCAGTACCCGGGAAGTTTTGCCGGCGTGCATTAGTTCATGGGCCAGTTTAATGGCGGTTACGCCCCCGACACGGCCTTCGGCAATTAGGGTGGAGCTGCCGGCAAATTGAAAACCCGTGACCTCCTCAATTTCCTGAAGCAATGACTGGTCGATGTCGGTCATACGGCCGGGCCGGTCCATCTCGGGCAGACATAAAATGAGGGACGTTGTCCTGATTTCATCTTCGGTCAGATTACTCAACGCCTCCTGAATAGCCATTGCCGCCATGTGGATGAGTTTGGTGCGGCCGCGAAAAGGAGTCTCAAGGGGAACCTCTGCCGCAACGATCCATTCGCCGTTGCCGTCCATGAACCGAGTCTCGCTGAAATTATTCAACCCGCAACGGATGGCCGCGCATGCGGCAGGCGCAGTAAGCCCTGCATGGCAGATTATCCCACAAGTTTGCACCGCCAGGTTCATCATTTATAGTATCCTCGATTCACTTTATTGGCCCAGATTTTCATTAATCTTCAAACTCAATGGTAAATGAATCGGTCTCATCCACATCCAGAATGATTTTGGACGGCATGCCGTCGGTGCTCATCCGGGTTAACAATTCCCTGGAGATTTTGGGAAAAATATTGGCGTTAAGGATGTAATCAATGTTCCGGGCACCGGTTTCAACCTCGCTGCACCTGGCGGTGATCTGTTCCTGCACTTTGTCCGTAAACTGTAATTCGATTTTGTTGTTCTCTTTCAGGGTCTTTTTCACCTTTTTCAGCTTGAGTCCAACAATCATGGAGAGGACATCGGGTTTTAGACTGACATAGGGCAGCACCGTCATCCGGGCCAGCAGGGCCGGTTTAAAGTATTTTGACAGCATGGGGCGGATGGCCGACGTGACCGCTTCGATCTCAACCTGTTCCTGGTCAATGGTCATGGCCTGGATGGTGTCTGTGGCCAGGTTTGAGGTGAGGATGATCACGGTGTTTTTAAAGTTGATCTCCTTTCCTTCGCCGTCGGTGAGCACCCCTTTGTCAAAGACCTGGTAAAACAGGTTCAGGATATCGGGATGGGCCTTTTCAACTTCGTCGAGGAGCACCACGGAATAGGGCTTCTGGCGCACCGCCTCGGTGAGCATGCCTCCTTCGCCAAATCCCACATAGCCGGGAGGAGAGCCGATCAGACGGCTGACGGTATGGCCTTCCTGGAACTCACTCATATTGATGATCACCGAGTTTTTCTCGCTGCCGAACATAAGATCGGCAATGGCCATGCCGGTTTCGGTTTTGCCCACACCGCTGGGCCCGGCCAAAAGAAATACCCCCATGGGCTGACTCGGGTCCTTGATACCGGCCTTGGACGCCCGGATCACCTCGGCAATGGCCTGGAGGGCATGGTCCTGGCCTTTAACCCGTTCTCCCAACCGTTTATCCAGGTTAACAATATTTTCGGCCTCATCCTTAAGCATTTTGCCCAAAGGAATACCGGTCCAGTCCGACACCACCTGGGCGATGACGTTTTCATTGACCTCAAGCTGCATCAGGGCATTTTCTCCCTGGATACGCGCAAGTTCCGTGTCAGCCTCGGAAAGTTTTGATTTGATCTTTTCAATGGCGTCGGCATCGGTTTTATCGGTTGCCTGCAGCTCTGCTCTTAGTTCAAGTACAGCCTGGGCCGCCTGCATCTCTTTTTCCCAACGCTCTTTAATGGCATCCGCATCCCGGGTATATTGGTCAATATCCGCTAAAATTTTTTCATAGGTCTCTTCATCAATGGGCATATTGTTGTCCCGGTCCCGTTCCATGGCCGTTTGGGTGCGTTCAAAGGCCTGGATGGCCCGGTCCTTGTCTTCCAGGGCCGGCGGTTTGGTGGATAGATTTATTTTTACCCGGGCACAACCCGTATCCAGAAGATCAATGGCTTTGTCGGGCAGGAATCTGCCGGCAATGTACCGGTCTGAGAACTCCGCAGCCGCCTTGACCGCAGCTTCGGTGATAATGACCTTGTGTGTTTTTTCATACCCGGGCTTCAAGCCCCTCAGGATCAGTTCGGTGTCTGCCACGCTGGGTTCATCCAGCTTAATGGGCTGAAACCGCCGGGCCAGGGCCGGGTCCTTTTCAAAATATTTTTTATATTCTCCCCAGGTGGTGGCGGCCACGGTGCGCAGTTCCCCCCGGGCCAGGGCCGGTTTTAATAGGTTGGCCGCGTCGCTGCCGCCGGCGCTGCCCCCGGCGCCGATCAGGGTGTGGGCTTCGTCAATGAACAAAATGACCGGGGTTTCATAGGCCTTGACCTCGGTGATAACTCCTTTCAGCCGGTTTTCAAATTCGCCTTTCATGCCGGCACCGGCTTCAAGCAGCCCCATGTCCAGCTCCAGCAGAGTTACGTTTTTAAGCACATCCGGGACGTCATCCTGGATGATGCGCAGGGCAAGCCCCTCCACCACAGCCGTCTTGCCGACCCCGGGTTCCCCCACACAGATGGGGTTGTTTTTCCTTCTGCGGGACAACACATCAATCATCTGGCGGATCTCTTCATCCCGGCCGAACACAGGATCAATGCCGCCCAGGGATGCTTTTTCCGTAAAATTATTGCAGAACCTGTTGATGAAACTGCCTGACTTCTGGGGCTCTCCGCCTCCGGGCTTTGATGTTGATGCCGGTTTAATGGACGAGGCCTCATTCGATCCTTTGGTAATGGCGAAAAATTGTTCTTTTAAGGTTTCCAGACTGATTTTTTTCAGCAGGGCATCATAACTGCCGGACACGTAGGATTGGGGCCGCTCCAGAAGGGCCAGAAGAATCGCACCGGACCGGATATCGTTTTCTTCCAGTTCAATGGAGGCCACCATCCATGCATCCTGGAACAGATCCAGGAGCCGGGGGGAAAATACCGGCCGGCTTGAATTACCGGTTTTAAGTTCTTCAATGGCGGTTTCGATTTGTTTGATTACGGTGCCCGATTCGATCTCAAACTGTTTGAGAATCAATGAAATATCAGATCGGGGGTCCTCAACCACTTTCAGGATAAAATGTTCCACGGTCACTTCGTAATGGGTTCTTGACACACACAGTCCGGCACCGGCCTGAAGGGTGTTGGTACAAAAATCATTTAAACGGGAAAGCAAAGACTTTATATCAACATTCACCATGGCAAATTTCCTTTTTATTTAGTGTGTTATGATTTTAACTGCTTTAAATCACGCTCCTGAAAGGTGATATACGGGTCATCTTTAAAGTGATGCCCCTGGGATGCTGACCAGGTGGTCCACCCCAGTTTGGGTGTATTTGTTCCTGTTTGACCCAGCACACATGCCGGGATCTGTTGTTTATCGAGTATCACGCGCAGCTCAAATTCAAATTCAATGCCCACCATGTACCGGATGAGTGAAAACACCGGCAGGAGCAGGTCACCGCCGGGCATGAATTTATTATACCGGGTAAACCCCATGGGACCGATATTGACCCTGAATTTGGTCTGGCACTCCTTGACCAAGCTGCCGCAGACGGCGTCCCTGCCCAGGCTGCCGTGGGCCGCTCCAAGGCGGGTGCAGTCCTCCTCTTCCAGGGGGATATCGCGTTCAATGAACTGGTCCACCCGGGTCGGTGCGCCGGAAAAGTATTCAATGGCCGCCTCAATCCCTGTTGCCGATGCCGTGGGCAAAGAGAGCAGGCCGCTGTAAAAGGTTAACGATTCCCTGGGAAGATCCAGCATGCCCACCATGCCGGATGTGCCCAAGCCCGCCAGGCTGAGCAGGTATCTGGAAAGTCTGTCCCCGGCACCCGGCTGGTAGTTTTCGGGAAACAGCTGTTTTTTCCAGGCCAGATAAAAGAGCGAAATCAGGCGGTGGTGGAACATGTTTAAAAATTCAATAAAGGTATCATCCTTTTTTTTCTTTCGCGCCACCCCAAGTTCATTGTACCAGTTGGGCAAAAGGCCGGAGGGTCCGATAAGGCCCATAAAGGCCACATCCATTTGCGCCTGCCCTGACGATTCATCCTTTTCAAGCCGCACAATGTCACTGGCCGGAAAACAAAAGCCGGGCTGTACACCAAAGCGTACCGCCTCCTGGTCCGGCGTAAGCGCCTCGCCAATCGCTTTTTTTCCAGGTGCAAATTTTTCCAGCAACTCAACTGCCTTGAAAAAGGAGAATTCAAAAAACGATTCATAGAGCTGTGTCTCTATACCAGGATCTGATTGCCGCTTCTCGGGGGCCACTTTTTTAACTCCTTTGTTGCCTGAAGGGTTCTAATGACCAGTCTGGAAAATGAGTTCACCGAGACATATTGTCCTAAAAACCGGTCCAGGATCGCCCCGAACAGATAAAGCCCGGATCCGACAAATTTATCTTCATCCAGTGTTATGGTGATTTCCACGCCCCTGGCAAAGGCGTCATTCACCCGCTTGGTGATGTGCCGGGTTGACACGGATACAATACCGTTGATCTGTTGCCGGGTGGCGCTTGAATTCTGGAAATCATACAGTTTGAGGATCTCTTTTAATGCATCTTCTCCGCCCTCTGCCAGGGAGATGTAATTCAAGGAGAGATGGGAGATCAGCCGCCACTGCAGGGCACCGCCCAGGGCCGGCCGAAAGGTGGGTGTGGGCTTAATCAATGAGACAATTTTATTTACAGGCGCGGCAAGTTCCATGGTGAAATCGCCTCGCACATCGCCAAACGGCAGGCGGGAGGGCATATCCCTGTTTGTGCAGGTGTGCCTGACGGTCAGGATATCACACCCCGGATCTGCCGGGGTCATGTTTAAATCGCAAAAGGATAAAAATACATCCGTACCTTTATCTGATTTGCGGCCGGAGGGCCGACGCTGAACGTGCCAGAATACCTTGGGTTCATTGTCAAGTTCATCGGACAGATGGTGCCGGATGGAGTAAAAGGGCCGAAACTCTTTGGCCTTGCTTTCTGAGGTTGATGCGGCTGTCACCTGATCTATGGTGTACACCTCCGTGGCGTCATACCGGCGAAGGTCCGGGGTAACCTGGTATTCGGTTTTTCTCTGTTCAATGCGGATGGGCTCGGCAATTTTTTTAAACAGGTTCACGGCCGGTGCGGCATTGAGCTGAAATGTATCCGGGTCTACAATGACATTTTTTTTGATTGCCTTGTCAAAACAAAAGCGTATGGTCAATCGGGTGCCCGCCCGAAGGCCATTTAACCGGGTAAGTCCAACCAGATCAAAAAAAAGAAATTTTTCAGGAAAGGTGAAGTACTCAAACAGCAGCAGATACCCGGGAAAGGAGCGTTTGGAAAAGGGAAGCAGTTTTTCATCCCCGGAAAATCCCACCGGGCGGATTGACGTTTTATCCAAGGTCAGGGTTTTCTCGGTGCCGCCCTCCGGGGTAAACATTAATTTAACGGCCGTAACATTATTGAAAAGGCGTTCATAAAGAGGAAATACATGCTGGGACTGGCCGTTTAAGAAAAATCGAAGCCTGTCAAAGGCAATATCGCCGAAATCAATGTCATTGACGGTATCCAGACGGATGTCAAGGGTCTGCACGGTGTTAAGCGCCGACGGACCTGCCTCTTTGACCTCCACACCGGCAACTTTTACGGGCCAAAGCGATACGGCCGAGCAAAGGGTAAAGGTGCACGGACTGCCTTTCACCGGTTTGGAAAACATCGGCACCCCTTTTTCGATGGTGTATCCCTTTTCCGTGATGCTTTTGGTTATGGGGTCAAACTGCACGATGGTCATGGAGGGGATCGGATTGTTGTAATGCGGATAGGTGATGTTGAAAATGGATTCGGTGATTTCAGGAAAATCATCATCAATTTTTTTGTG
This window contains:
- a CDS encoding PAAR-like domain-containing protein, whose amino-acid sequence is MGNKVFANGREVSCKAAAGKAVCAFPDVCFTPPQTAVTPPGVPIPYPNTGVAKDTTKGSKRVKISGKEVILKNKSYFKKSTGDEAGSAPKKGVMTNKVTGKVYFNSWSMDVKFEGENVTRHLDLTTHNHASVPGDTPTWPYIDSQALDTSKNACQKEKNREKEACKDYKPRNPDGEDPCPPVAAKPSDADSANQYAMQIQKGSNENSKKCLRARRCMLQPYQPSEKQQGGCCEGQTAHHLVEASSFWDEGQRKIKPEERKVLFGKEKYDDKKAPCVCAEGTGHGIGTHGMLHVIQSAMALNNKEALLFDSKGHPLLKKHKVTSLEKAQRQGAKAVKAVFPESDCSVECLENQLKAYHETECGLSNKEQIRSVVTVSTKETLRKRFKALKDYLYAKKDLIKRAGEVITSR
- a CDS encoding TIGR02270 family protein; this encodes MIIPEIVLQHVEEVAFLWLLRHYAVGEPHYDLSDLAHLDDRIDAHIDGLRIAGNAGWEIAKENLTFEESGEVFTASILALDELIIGKTDRFDAVLQCIDVDPLLCNGLVSAMGWYRFEEIEPIVSTFASEGRPFLQRCAIAACAIHRKDPGALLLKGLTHEDPFVRSRALKAVGELGRQDLLSDLKNHIEDDDPDCRWQAAWATGLFKDRQSLPTLFSVAENGGEHADEACAMAVRVMNPAESYPWLNMLMAVPGLARIAVKGSGAMGNPGNIPILLQMMEDPDLARLAGEAVAMITGVDLAYEDLDKEVPEGFETGPSEDPEDDNVDLDPDEDLPWPDPVMVGQWWNENKNRFQPNTRYLAGRPLESKHLIHVLKTGYQRQRMAAAVELAMIHPGMPLFEVRAPGKRQKSQLRTSNEIK
- a CDS encoding PAAR-like domain-containing protein — encoded protein: MGNNVFANGREIACKAADGKAICAFPDVCFTPPQTPATPPGVPIPYPNTAFAKDTDKGSKKVKISGKQVMLKNKSHFKTSTGDEAGSAPKKGIMTSKIKGKAYFNMWSMDVKFEGQNVVRHLDMTTHNHGSFPGNSPPWMYADTMAMSPIKNCENDAGKKKTACEGLATKEAQCKKDECKAAKRCELVTYNQGRRKGEKSQVACCPGDEPHHLVEAHCFYEVGERGNEMKRVFKTPGGKQKYIDKDAPCVCAEGPRHAYEHGQYHAFQGRLEKAFDNKSYE
- the tssH gene encoding type VI secretion system ATPase TssH translates to MVNVDIKSLLSRLNDFCTNTLQAGAGLCVSRTHYEVTVEHFILKVVEDPRSDISLILKQFEIESGTVIKQIETAIEELKTGNSSRPVFSPRLLDLFQDAWMVASIELEENDIRSGAILLALLERPQSYVSGSYDALLKKISLETLKEQFFAITKGSNEASSIKPASTSKPGGGEPQKSGSFINRFCNNFTEKASLGGIDPVFGRDEEIRQMIDVLSRRRKNNPICVGEPGVGKTAVVEGLALRIIQDDVPDVLKNVTLLELDMGLLEAGAGMKGEFENRLKGVITEVKAYETPVILFIDEAHTLIGAGGSAGGSDAANLLKPALARGELRTVAATTWGEYKKYFEKDPALARRFQPIKLDEPSVADTELILRGLKPGYEKTHKVIITEAAVKAAAEFSDRYIAGRFLPDKAIDLLDTGCARVKINLSTKPPALEDKDRAIQAFERTQTAMERDRDNNMPIDEETYEKILADIDQYTRDADAIKERWEKEMQAAQAVLELRAELQATDKTDADAIEKIKSKLSEADTELARIQGENALMQLEVNENVIAQVVSDWTGIPLGKMLKDEAENIVNLDKRLGERVKGQDHALQAIAEVIRASKAGIKDPSQPMGVFLLAGPSGVGKTETGMAIADLMFGSEKNSVIINMSEFQEGHTVSRLIGSPPGYVGFGEGGMLTEAVRQKPYSVVLLDEVEKAHPDILNLFYQVFDKGVLTDGEGKEINFKNTVIILTSNLATDTIQAMTIDQEQVEIEAVTSAIRPMLSKYFKPALLARMTVLPYVSLKPDVLSMIVGLKLKKVKKTLKENNKIELQFTDKVQEQITARCSEVETGARNIDYILNANIFPKISRELLTRMSTDGMPSKIILDVDETDSFTIEFED
- the tssG gene encoding type VI secretion system baseplate subunit TssG; the protein is MAPEKRQSDPGIETQLYESFFEFSFFKAVELLEKFAPGKKAIGEALTPDQEAVRFGVQPGFCFPASDIVRLEKDESSGQAQMDVAFMGLIGPSGLLPNWYNELGVARKKKKDDTFIEFLNMFHHRLISLFYLAWKKQLFPENYQPGAGDRLSRYLLSLAGLGTSGMVGMLDLPRESLTFYSGLLSLPTASATGIEAAIEYFSGAPTRVDQFIERDIPLEEEDCTRLGAAHGSLGRDAVCGSLVKECQTKFRVNIGPMGFTRYNKFMPGGDLLLPVFSLIRYMVGIEFEFELRVILDKQQIPACVLGQTGTNTPKLGWTTWSASQGHHFKDDPYITFQERDLKQLKS
- the tssF gene encoding type VI secretion system baseplate subunit TssF, with translation MDDTLLKYYEQELTFVREMGGHFARKYPKIAGRLQLEPDKCEDPHIERLIEAFAFISGRIHKKIDDDFPEITESIFNITYPHYNNPIPSMTIVQFDPITKSITEKGYTIEKGVPMFSKPVKGSPCTFTLCSAVSLWPVKVAGVEVKEAGPSALNTVQTLDIRLDTVNDIDFGDIAFDRLRFFLNGQSQHVFPLYERLFNNVTAVKLMFTPEGGTEKTLTLDKTSIRPVGFSGDEKLLPFSKRSFPGYLLLFEYFTFPEKFLFFDLVGLTRLNGLRAGTRLTIRFCFDKAIKKNVIVDPDTFQLNAAPAVNLFKKIAEPIRIEQRKTEYQVTPDLRRYDATEVYTIDQVTAASTSESKAKEFRPFYSIRHHLSDELDNEPKVFWHVQRRPSGRKSDKGTDVFLSFCDLNMTPADPGCDILTVRHTCTNRDMPSRLPFGDVRGDFTMELAAPVNKIVSLIKPTPTFRPALGGALQWRLISHLSLNYISLAEGGEDALKEILKLYDFQNSSATRQQINGIVSVSTRHITKRVNDAFARGVEITITLDEDKFVGSGLYLFGAILDRFLGQYVSVNSFSRLVIRTLQATKELKKWPPRSGNQILV